The following DNA comes from Hordeum vulgare subsp. vulgare chromosome 3H, MorexV3_pseudomolecules_assembly, whole genome shotgun sequence.
TAGGTAAACCCACATACCCACCAGCTGAAACTGTGTGACTTTGGGAGTGCAAAAGTTCTTGTTAAGGGAGAACCAAACATATCATATATTTGTTCCCGATACTATAGGGCTCCAGAGCTCATATTTGGTGCTACTGAGTACACTACGGCCATTGACATTTGGTCTGCTGGATGTGTTCTTGCTGAGCTTATGCTAGGGCAGGTAAGCAGCTTGCCTTTCTTGTACATCTTGAAAGTAGCCCTTAACAAATAAGCAGTATACTGTTACTTCATATTGGCTTACAAGGTCATTTTGTTTGACAGCCTCTGTTTCCTGGTGAAAGTGGTGTGGACCAGCTTGTTGAAATCATCAAGGTAGTTGCTAGTTTTAGTGCTTAGCAATCTGTTACCCTTTTTTATTTTCTAGGAAAAAATTCTTATCACAGAATTTGATCATTTGCTACAGGTCCTTGGTACCCCTACAAGGGAAGAAATTAAATGCATGAACCCAAATTATACGGAGTTCAAATTCCCACAGATTAAAGCACACCCTTGGCACAAGGTGCAAATCTGTCTGTCTAGTGCTGTTTATATACTGTTAGGAATTGGTGCATATCAGCCTACTAACGAGTATGCAACGTTTAGGTATTCCATAAAAGGATGCCACCTGAAGCTGTTGATCTGGTCTCTCGGCTCCTCCAGTACTCGCCCAACCTAAGATGCACTGCTGTAAGTATATTTATCATGTGGTTGGAATAAACAGAATACTACACTCATAGATTACTTGTGCAATGCTCTTGTGTACTAGTATTTTACTAAGATCTCTATGAACTTGCTGTCCAGGTGGAGGCACTTGTTCACCCCTTCTTTGATGAGCTTCGGGACCCGGGTACCCGCCTTCCGAATGGTCGCTTTCTGCCTCCTCTTTTTAACTTCAAGCCTAACGGTAAGTTACGCAACAGGGGTAACTCTTGCTCTATTTTGCACATAACTAGTCATATTGTCGCCGTTGTGGTCGCTGGGATCACCAGTTATTTGTTTGTGGGTAGTGTGTAATTACTTGTGTTAGACTTATAACTAATTTGTCGCCTTTTGGGATGATCTCAACATCTAATCTTATGTTTGTTCTCGGTTGTCCTCAGAACTGAAAGGAATCCCAGTGGATGTTGCGGCAAAACTGATCCCGGAGCACGCGAGAAAGCAGAGCTCCCATGCATGACTATGAGATGCCTGTGTCAGATTCGTTGGAATTGCATCGACAAGTGAGCATTTCCCCTGGGGATGTTGGTTGGGCAGCATGCGAGCCTGATGAACTACCTATGGCTGTTGGAAGACGTGATGTATGACCACTCCACCCTGTTGACCTGTGTAGCTGAGTAGTAAGTATGCTGCGATGCAAGCTTGACCATGTAACCGGTTCACCCTCCCTTGTACTAACCCTCGCCTGAGAATTGAGATTGCCATAGCTGATCTGTAATATGTTCTAGAGAAGTATGAATGTATTTATTGTAGTTGATCCTTGTATGGGTCCTCTCGATTTTCCTAGTTTCTTAATTGTCAGACTCGTGCCACCTTGTTCTAGATTCCTGTTGTTGAAGGCTACCTGTTGCTACTGCAGTACTATTTGTGGTTGGCTCCTATTGAGTCGTTTGTTGCAACTTGAGATGAATTGTGTTCACCTTGATTTGGTTGTAGCTGATTTTGAGCAGTTGACCTTTCATTCTGTTGCATGAAGATGTAATATACGCAACTCAGTCGTTCAAGCTTATGCTGTGGGGTTTGCCTATGCGGTCTTTTACGGTTGGGCTTGGAGATATAATTTTCTGAATGGTGTGGCTAGTTCAAGGGACATAACATAACATGTAAGAataaaaaactgaaaagaaaaaattgCATTGATTTTCGGACTTGGTTAAATCTCAAATTGTGATTTAGCAGTCCCATTTTTTGAAATAGCACGGCAAGTTTCGAAACGTTGTGAAGGAAAAAAGCTGGAAGCATGCCCACAGTAAACAACTTATATCCCTTTTTTGCTTGGTATTGCTCCTGGCTTAAATTAGTTGTCTTAAATTTATATAGAAATACTTAACATTAAAATGTGTTTAGATACGTCAAAATTTTGCAGAAAAGTTACTCCCGTTATTATATAGGAGAAGAAATAATCAGTCTTGTTTGTTGAACAGTAACATTGATATTCCCGTTATACAACAAATGAAATAACGATTCAGAATTTTGCAGGAAAAGTTACTTTATAACGAGCCCTGATTGAGACTGCTCTATTCTGCAAAATTCAGCCCCGTTTTAAAAAAACATAAGTTAAATGGGGTAGCTTCACGATATACAGCTCCATAAAAAAAACTAGAATATAGGATCcatctttctgtttttttatgaAGTTTTTTAAAAAATGCTTCATAAAATTATAGAAGCTTGAGTTGAAGCAAAATTACCTAGCACTATCATCGGTAAGTGGATATCTCGAGATGAATAAAAGCCAAACGTTCTCTTGACAAAATGTGATTGTACGAAGAGGCTGTAGCTAGAGCGTTTTGGATCGGCCAATGTTAGCAAAGAAAGATCGAGAGGTAAGTACATCTCGCTGCTTAAAAACTGCCAGAAAACTCTTGCGAAATCTCTGATTGTGAACGCGCCTGAAGCCTGAAGGTGCGgccgaaggagacgagaggagcagGAGATGCCGCTGGGCAAGTACTACTGCGACTACTGCGACAAGCAGTTCCAGgacaccgccgccgcccgcaggCGTCATCTCCAGGGCGCCCAGCACCACCGCGCCCGTGCCCTCTGGTACGACTCCGTCCGCCGCCAAGGTTACGCCCCCAACCCCCCCTCCAGGCCTGTGGCGCATTCCCTCGAACACCTTGCCCGCCCCCGCCTCCTCTTGACCCTAAACCTAACCCCGTATCTTCTTCGGCAGAGTCCCACGGCGGCGCGCCTCCCCTCCTCCAGCCCGACGGCGCGATCCTCGGCCAGGGCGTCTGCAACCACTTCGTCCGCACGGCATGTTCTGTATCACTTCTTAATTCCTAACACCACCTTGTGTTGAGTACTAGTACTAGTTTAGCTTACAGCATTCTGCATTACACATGCTTATGCAAGATGAATCTGAGGTCAATTGTTCAGTTTGAGGATGATGTTACTCAGTGCACGAATGCTCAGTTAGCTTCTTGATCGATGATGTTACAGGGAACATGCAAGTTTGGGGATGCATGCAAGTACTTCCATCCGAAGCCACATGCTGTGAACCCGGCATTAGCTCCATCTGGTCAGTCTGCTTTCAATTCTCGCCATGTATTTTGACACGCTAAATACTTAACTTGGCCCTGAATTTATTCCTTGGATAGGCCTTATGTTTTGAATTTCCTTTTATTATTCAGGGCCTTTTCCTGGAGCAATGGTGCAACAGTCTAATTTTCTTGGAACTCAACTAAATTTTATTGGATACCAGACAGTGGAAGGAAATTCCTTTTCAGGTGATCTGTTTGTTGCATGAGACTCTTGCCAGACATATGACTTGATTACTTTTTTGGCAGCCATTAGAAAACAATTATGATACAGAGCAACCTATCTGCTCATCATATTTTCCATGCACTCAGTTGTCATTTTCTGGATAGAACCCATGGCGTACAATCATTAAATTTAATCATTTGCATGCTACCGGGTCCATTTGCCTGCGCTTCTGTCGGTGTGCTAAAGAGTGGGCCTTTAGCGCCCATGACTTGTGCACGGACAGTAGTAGCCACGCCCGCGGCAGGCCCGGCCAGGGACGACGGGAGACAAGGGCAAAACTCTCAGAGGTCATTCAAACTGAGAGGAAGGCGCCAACCCCGGCAAGCCCCTTTTGCCGGGGGAGGCCAACAAAGACCCGACAAGGACCGGAGCAGGGGCTATCAGTGTCCCCGGCAAGACAATGACCCGGCAAGGGAACTTTTCGAAGTGCCGCGCCAAAACCATGAAGGCACCGGAAGCCTCAAGACAGAAGACCGAAAGCATCGACCCCGGCAAGCCCCTTTACCGGGGGAAGGCAGCAAAGACCCGGCAAGACCCTTGCCGGGAGAGCTGCCCACGCTCCAGTACACCTCATCCCCGGCAGGGCCCCGACGCACCCTTGTGCCAGCGCAACAGCCAACTGCCCCCCAGCCACTTGATACGTGTCGTCGTTCCGATCGACACGTGTTGAGCGGAACCTGGGAGCACAGTGCCGATGGGACACACCCTTGTCCCATCTCTGGGAGACCCGACGAAGCATTAAATGCATCTGCTAAGACGCCAGAAACACTGTAACGCACTGTGCAACTTGTGGGTCTACTATTTTATTGTGCACCCCGTGAGAACCCTATGTTGCCATTGTTGGAGACCCCTtcgacctataaaaggaggccctgggCATGCATAGAGAAGGTTAGCAAGTCAGAGAACCGACGCTCAGCAGCTCACCACCTTTACATCATAAACacgaagcaggagtagggttttacgccgtcgagcggcccgaacctgggtaaaacgatTGTGCCCCGACCTCTCGGTCTGCTCTCGGCGCATCCGCCCCCCCTCGCCGGACCACAAGGGATCCCTAGGTCCCATGCGCGCTCGTGTCCCacgacatctttggcgcaccaggtagggggatAAAGGTGCATTGATCTAACCTGAGGATCGGGGCATTAGCTTCGTCATCACCGCCACCACGGCGACCTCCGAAGGGAGAGCGGCCGTGGCATCTCAACGATTCGCGGCTGCGTCCGCAACCACCCGAGCCAGCAACGGCTCGGGCAAAGACCGGGGGAGCAGAGCCCTTGGGCCTCCGCGCACTCCGGCGGGTACACCTCCTCCAGGGTGCGGCGCCGCTATCGAGCGCACGCGTCGGGGGCTCTGGTAGGACTCTCGGCACCTTCTTCGGCGTGTGCACCCCTCCGGGGCGATGCGCCGTTGTCGAGGATGTGCCAGGGGGCTTCGACAAGACCCCAGGCGCTCGTTCCGTCAGTCTTGCCTCTTAGGAGCGTTGTACTGCTGTCGAGGGCGCAATGGAGAGCACCCCCGGCAAGACGATACATCTTTGCCGGGGCCTGTCGCTCCCAAGGAGGCTCGGCGCTGCCCTAACCACCTCCAGGACGGCAACGTTCTTGCCGGTAGCCCATGAAGCTCGGATGCCGGGGGCTCCCGGCAACCCTCCTTTGCGCAAGTCTTGCCAGCAGGGCATATAAACCTTCGCGCAAAGCCAAGCACAATCCTGTGCACAGCATAAGTAAAAAGTTAAGCGTTTCGCAATCCTTACCGATCTTCATATATGTTGGTATGCATAGTCATGCGTTACGCTTACCTCCGGCAAGGGTCGACGAATCACCTAGTTTCCGAGACTTGCCGTGAGGGGAACTTGGCGTAGCCGGGCGCGCCCTTGTTTTGCTTCGAGCCCGCTCAGCAACCTAAGCGGCAGCGTTGGGAGCGCCAAGGAAACCTTGCCGGCAGCGGCACCTCCAGCAGGTTGCTAAGGATCCGCTCCTCGAAGCACCCGCGGCAGGGCTAGCCGCGCCAGCAAGGGTCCCAATGAAGCATTTGTTTTCCCtggatgtttttgaccttttcggtACTGGGAACCTGCACGCAGAAAGGGCCTTGTGGCGATACCTTGCCGAAGGCTACGCCCCCGACGAGCTGCCCAGGACCCGTTCCTTCGAGCGCTTGTGGCGGGGCTGTACGCGCCGGCAAGGTCGGTCGCACCAAAGGTAGCTTGCCAGCAGCGACACCCTCAACAGATTACAAAGGATCCGTCCTCTAAGCGTTCTCGGCAGGGGCTGTTCGCACCGGCAGGTGCCTAGTATAGCGTAGGATCTTCCTTTTTACCATACAAGGAGAAACAGATAGGGAAAATAGCATACATTT
Coding sequences within:
- the LOC123443370 gene encoding glycogen synthase kinase-3 homolog MsK-3 yields the protein MASVGVAPSGHKNSSGTSMGVEKLPDQMNDLKIRDDKEVEATIINGKGTETGHIIVTTTGGKNGQPKQTVSYMAERIVGQGSFGIVFQAKCLETGETVAIKKVLQDKRYKNRELQTMRLLDHPNVVALKHCFFSTTEKDELYLNLVLEYVPETVHRVVKHYNKMNQRMPLIYVKLYTYQICRALAYIHGSIGVCHRDIKPQNLLVNPHTHQLKLCDFGSAKVLVKGEPNISYICSRYYRAPELIFGATEYTTAIDIWSAGCVLAELMLGQPLFPGESGVDQLVEIIKVLGTPTREEIKCMNPNYTEFKFPQIKAHPWHKVFHKRMPPEAVDLVSRLLQYSPNLRCTAVEALVHPFFDELRDPGTRLPNGRFLPPLFNFKPNELKGIPVDVAAKLIPEHARKQSSHA
- the LOC123443371 gene encoding zinc finger CCCH domain-containing protein 3 isoform X1; translation: MLAKKDREPEGAAEGDERSRRCRWASTTATTATSSSRTPPPPAGVISRAPSTTAPVPSESHGGAPPLLQPDGAILGQGVCNHFVRTGTCKFGDACKYFHPKPHAVNPALAPSGPFPGAMVQQSNFLGTQLNFIGYQTVEGNSFSGNILRGHTSWGNLPPSLQPPPEGGYPPLPFVDWG
- the LOC123443371 gene encoding zinc finger CCCH domain-containing protein 3 isoform X2, encoding MPLGKYYCDYCDKQFQDTAAARRRHLQGAQHHRARALWYDSVRRQESHGGAPPLLQPDGAILGQGVCNHFVRTGTCKFGDACKYFHPKPHAVNPALAPSGPFPGAMVQQSNFLGTQLNFIGYQTVEGNSFSGNILRGHTSWGNLPPSLQPPPEGGYPPLPFVDWG